A region of Planktothrix tepida PCC 9214 DNA encodes the following proteins:
- a CDS encoding sensor histidine kinase: MGLSEESIALDQPIMTLGRVLQTLQDEDNVDVLIETTLDYIKTEFNYSLIWIGLYDRLDHRLLGKGGIIPTEDSWLLKQRFILSPGDLLEQVVIELRPVVVPDLREETRAGEWRKAAQAFNIQGSILFPMRYKDRCFGVALLGSSEWGISPSSMEKELISMVLGTLATSLFQIETTWMYQQTKRPDQPFFKLLTQFRTLNTLDRCLEVAVETTHEFIEPTRTNVYWYYREGRYFWRRASNQQKMPGISLMKQAASGVTVQDLGEFYQALISDHLVSIGESYSSLRADTTERLMEKIRARSLLAVPIVFNQEMLGFIAVEGQHPRIWQENEKQFLRGVAHLISLTAPLAEMEAKIRQIELDQSLTAKVTRAIVDDQDWQFSLKTTANLLCQRLNAGRFLLIEYQPETEDFKIIYQHYTLNRTAIPSPLNALTYQDLQRFKNQTEILVVENYEEDEKLKSWRTQLRDAGVRSLMLCPVNGYITTGKNQQQKVPQELLVIGHESPRTWDRTEQELVKIVSQQLSVILHQWQLNQQIQSHEDFNQVLEDCWLTLQKTDQLPSIEKQFTQDIAQLLQSPLVVLLTWIEGAKKAKIVSCVARQATLSINTERLITVAKDPLIQHALSTEELFWWPVQELSAYTRQWFTSSVDKILVTALRTAKNHQPTGLLIIADPEQIHDESHISLTMLNLLVMQFAWSRRYLRIQDTLKTQHEELQWLNWYKQRRLEELYRTVGGGLKQLSELNNSPFQGSDPQKTQLSHLRYQQLLRQMGNALASTSSLIKQEQWRLHHHHDIVPITNLLRWVRERLNAIIRNKQIQFIVKQEGNFNVIGDRIKLELVCYEVLLTTCHRSEPGGMIEVVSRLCTDHELELFITDYGKINPQLIIELKMGSHPDLLAPSLLTSSPGQQLLICQQMLEKMGGNLLLEKIENQPLITRIILPVSSSS; the protein is encoded by the coding sequence ATGGGTCTATCCGAAGAATCGATCGCATTAGATCAACCCATCATGACATTAGGGCGTGTCCTCCAGACCCTACAAGACGAAGATAATGTTGATGTTTTAATCGAAACCACTTTAGACTATATCAAAACCGAGTTTAACTATAGTTTAATTTGGATTGGTTTATATGATCGCTTAGATCATCGCCTCCTGGGAAAAGGGGGAATTATCCCGACAGAAGATTCATGGTTACTCAAACAAAGATTTATTTTATCTCCTGGGGATTTACTCGAACAAGTTGTGATTGAATTGCGACCTGTGGTTGTTCCTGATTTAAGAGAAGAAACCCGTGCGGGGGAATGGCGAAAAGCAGCCCAAGCTTTTAATATTCAGGGTTCAATTTTATTTCCCATGCGCTACAAAGATCGGTGTTTTGGTGTGGCTTTATTAGGCTCAAGTGAGTGGGGAATTTCTCCGAGTTCAATGGAAAAAGAACTGATTTCAATGGTATTAGGAACCTTAGCCACTTCTTTATTCCAAATTGAAACAACTTGGATGTATCAACAAACAAAACGACCTGATCAACCTTTCTTTAAACTGTTAACTCAATTTAGAACGCTAAATACCTTAGATCGCTGTTTAGAAGTAGCCGTAGAAACTACCCATGAATTTATTGAACCTACGCGCACCAATGTTTATTGGTACTATCGAGAAGGACGGTATTTTTGGCGAAGGGCGAGTAATCAACAAAAAATGCCCGGTATCAGTTTAATGAAACAAGCTGCTTCTGGGGTAACGGTACAAGATTTAGGGGAATTTTATCAAGCTTTAATTTCCGATCATTTAGTCTCTATTGGCGAGTCTTATAGTTCGTTAAGAGCCGATACAACGGAACGATTAATGGAGAAAATTCGCGCCCGATCTTTATTAGCGGTTCCCATTGTTTTTAATCAAGAAATGTTAGGATTTATTGCCGTTGAAGGACAACATCCTCGGATTTGGCAAGAAAATGAAAAACAATTTTTGCGAGGGGTTGCTCATTTAATTTCCTTAACTGCACCCTTAGCCGAAATGGAAGCCAAAATTCGACAAATTGAACTCGATCAATCCTTAACGGCTAAAGTTACCCGTGCAATTGTGGATGATCAAGATTGGCAGTTTTCTCTAAAAACCACAGCAAATCTTTTGTGTCAACGATTAAATGCAGGGCGGTTTTTATTAATAGAATATCAACCTGAAACTGAAGACTTTAAGATTATTTATCAACATTATACGTTAAATCGAACGGCAATTCCTTCCCCTTTAAATGCTCTAACTTATCAAGATTTGCAACGCTTTAAAAATCAAACTGAAATCTTAGTGGTTGAAAATTATGAGGAAGATGAAAAATTAAAATCCTGGCGAACTCAGCTTCGGGATGCAGGAGTGCGATCGCTGATGTTGTGTCCAGTTAATGGTTATATTACAACCGGAAAAAATCAACAGCAAAAAGTTCCCCAAGAATTATTAGTAATTGGTCATGAATCTCCTCGCACTTGGGATCGAACCGAACAAGAATTAGTTAAAATTGTTAGCCAACAATTGAGTGTGATTTTACATCAATGGCAACTTAATCAACAAATTCAATCTCATGAAGACTTTAATCAAGTTTTAGAGGATTGTTGGTTAACCTTACAAAAAACAGACCAATTACCATCTATAGAAAAACAATTTACCCAAGACATAGCCCAATTATTACAAAGTCCTTTAGTTGTATTATTAACCTGGATTGAGGGTGCAAAAAAAGCTAAAATTGTCAGTTGTGTGGCACGTCAAGCAACTCTATCAATCAACACAGAACGATTAATTACGGTAGCTAAAGATCCTTTAATTCAACACGCTTTATCAACCGAAGAATTATTTTGGTGGCCTGTACAGGAATTATCAGCCTATACTCGACAATGGTTTACCAGTTCCGTTGATAAAATATTAGTGACTGCCCTTCGCACAGCCAAGAATCATCAGCCGACAGGTCTTTTAATTATTGCTGATCCAGAGCAAATTCATGATGAATCTCATATCTCTTTAACCATGTTAAATTTGTTAGTCATGCAATTTGCTTGGTCACGGCGCTATTTACGAATTCAAGACACCTTAAAAACCCAACATGAAGAATTACAATGGCTAAATTGGTATAAACAACGGCGCTTAGAAGAATTATATCGAACCGTAGGCGGAGGACTGAAACAATTAAGCGAATTAAATAATTCTCCGTTTCAAGGTTCTGATCCTCAGAAAACCCAACTTTCCCATTTACGTTATCAACAATTATTACGTCAGATGGGAAATGCTTTGGCTTCTACCAGTTCTTTAATTAAACAAGAACAATGGCGACTTCATCATCACCATGATATTGTTCCGATTACAAATTTATTACGATGGGTACGGGAACGATTGAATGCTATTATTCGTAATAAACAAATCCAATTTATTGTCAAACAAGAAGGGAATTTTAATGTCATTGGAGATCGGATTAAACTAGAACTGGTTTGTTATGAAGTTTTATTAACAACCTGTCACCGTTCTGAACCTGGAGGCATGATTGAGGTTGTTAGTCGCCTTTGTACTGATCATGAATTAGAACTTTTTATTACAGATTATGGTAAAATTAACCCGCAACTGATTATTGAGTTAAAAATGGGTTCCCATCCCGATTTACTAGCTCCCTCTCTGTTAACGTCTTCTCCGGGTCAACAGCTTTTAATTTGCCAACAAATGTTAGAAAAAATGGGAGGAAACTTATTACTAGAAAAAATAGAAAATCAACCTTTGATCACCCGGATTATTTTACCCGTATCTTCTTCAAGTTGA
- the recN gene encoding DNA repair protein RecN: MLLSLRIENFALIDHLDLDLGTGLNVFTGETGAGKSIILDAVDAVLGGKVDRRSIRTGATRSLVEATFEIEKKWLNWLTEQEIDLVDGSLIVCSREVVISGDKLRSRSRVNGVLVNRKLIDQLRDRLIEITAQGQTLQLGQPELQQEWLDLYGGQALIKARKEVSVAYTQAQTCSHALEKRRQFEQQRLQRLDLLTYQIRELDAATLTTPDELEQLQIEHQRLNHIVELQQQSYQIYQALYQNESGLAAADLLSQAEGKLTDLVEYDSQLQPILEIVSEAVAQITEAGRQIGSYGEQLESDPQRLEEVEDRIRDLKQICRKYGQNLGDVIEYYERIQTELKDLEDEDQSIEALEEAYQHTLQTLKETCQQLTSLRQKAAHQLETHLIKELKPLAMKMVKFQVELHPISPTALGADQIQFCFSPNPGEPLQPLGAIASGGEMSRFLLALKACFSQIAGSGTLIFDEIDVGVSGRVATAIAQKLHQLSQRHQVLCVTHQPLVAAMGDHHFRVTKETIQTDCDLNSEGTDPETRTVVRVTPLTSPQRREELAQLASGESAQEAIAFAESLLSQAALMKK; encoded by the coding sequence ATGTTGCTTTCCTTGCGAATCGAAAACTTTGCTCTCATTGATCATTTAGATTTAGATTTAGGAACAGGCTTGAATGTTTTTACCGGAGAAACGGGAGCCGGGAAATCCATTATTTTAGATGCGGTTGATGCCGTTTTAGGGGGGAAAGTAGACCGACGTTCAATTCGGACGGGGGCTACTCGATCTTTAGTAGAAGCAACATTCGAGATTGAAAAAAAATGGCTCAATTGGTTAACAGAACAAGAAATTGATTTAGTGGATGGTAGCTTAATTGTTTGTAGTCGAGAAGTGGTGATTTCAGGAGATAAACTTCGCAGTCGATCACGGGTCAATGGAGTATTAGTAAATCGTAAATTAATTGATCAACTCCGCGATCGCTTAATTGAAATTACCGCCCAAGGACAAACCTTACAATTAGGTCAACCCGAACTCCAACAGGAATGGTTAGATCTCTATGGCGGTCAAGCTTTAATCAAAGCTCGGAAAGAAGTTTCTGTTGCCTATACCCAAGCTCAAACCTGTAGCCATGCTTTAGAAAAACGCCGTCAATTTGAACAGCAACGGTTACAACGATTGGATTTATTAACCTATCAAATTCGAGAATTAGATGCAGCAACGTTAACAACACCCGATGAATTAGAACAATTACAAATAGAACATCAACGGCTGAATCATATTGTTGAACTTCAGCAACAAAGCTATCAAATTTATCAAGCTTTATATCAAAATGAAAGTGGGTTAGCCGCCGCCGATTTGTTGAGCCAAGCTGAAGGTAAATTAACGGATTTAGTTGAATATGATTCCCAACTGCAACCGATTTTAGAAATTGTCAGTGAAGCGGTGGCTCAAATTACTGAAGCTGGACGACAAATCGGCAGTTATGGTGAACAATTAGAATCCGATCCTCAACGCTTAGAAGAAGTCGAAGATCGAATTCGAGATTTGAAACAAATTTGTCGAAAATATGGGCAAAATTTAGGAGATGTGATCGAATATTATGAACGCATTCAAACCGAATTAAAAGATTTAGAAGATGAAGATCAATCTATTGAAGCTCTTGAAGAAGCTTATCAACACACCCTGCAAACCCTGAAAGAAACCTGCCAACAATTGACCAGCCTGCGTCAAAAAGCAGCCCATCAATTAGAAACCCATTTAATTAAAGAATTGAAACCTTTAGCGATGAAAATGGTTAAATTCCAGGTCGAACTTCATCCGATTTCCCCCACAGCCCTAGGGGCGGATCAGATTCAATTTTGCTTTAGTCCTAACCCCGGAGAACCCCTCCAACCCTTGGGCGCGATCGCATCCGGGGGAGAAATGAGTCGGTTTCTTTTGGCTTTGAAAGCTTGTTTTTCTCAAATTGCCGGGTCAGGAACCTTAATATTTGATGAAATTGATGTCGGTGTATCGGGACGAGTAGCCACCGCCATTGCTCAGAAACTCCACCAACTCAGCCAACGCCATCAAGTTCTCTGTGTTACCCATCAACCTCTGGTGGCGGCTATGGGAGATCATCATTTTCGAGTGACGAAAGAAACTATTCAAACGGACTGTGATCTCAACTCCGAGGGGACTGATCCTGAAACTCGAACCGTTGTTCGGGTCACTCCCCTGACTTCCCCCCAACGCCGGGAAGAACTCGCTCAATTGGCCAGTGGAGAATCGGCCCAAGAAGCGATCGCCTTCGCCGAGTCCCTCTTGAGTCAAGCGGCATTGATGAAAAAATAG
- a CDS encoding HigA family addiction module antitoxin codes for MARPAIHPGEILSDELKELGISASELARSLHIPTNRITQILKGQRGITADTALRLGRWFGTGAELWLNLQKAYELRLAEELAGEEIKKTIQPRSSINNQPLVKV; via the coding sequence ATGGCAAGACCTGCAATTCACCCTGGCGAAATCTTATCTGATGAATTAAAAGAACTGGGAATTAGTGCATCAGAATTAGCGCGATCGCTCCATATACCCACAAATCGGATTACGCAAATTCTCAAAGGGCAAAGAGGTATTACTGCTGACACGGCATTACGTCTAGGACGATGGTTTGGCACGGGTGCAGAACTATGGCTTAATTTGCAAAAAGCTTATGAGTTACGCCTAGCCGAAGAGTTAGCGGGAGAAGAAATTAAAAAGACGATTCAACCTCGTTCATCTATAAACAATCAGCCGTTAGTTAAAGTTTAG
- a CDS encoding type II toxin-antitoxin system RelE/ParE family toxin, which yields MPQKYKDKRTAKFAAGDRVKKFQAFERQAYKRLEILEAAPNKESLIALPSNHFEALSGDRKGQYSIRINDKWRICFEWTETENRPFNIEIVDYH from the coding sequence ATGCCTCAAAAATATAAAGACAAACGCACAGCCAAATTTGCTGCTGGCGATCGTGTCAAAAAATTTCAGGCATTTGAAAGACAAGCATACAAGCGCCTAGAAATCCTAGAAGCCGCACCTAATAAAGAATCCTTAATAGCTTTGCCAAGTAACCATTTTGAGGCACTAAGTGGAGATAGAAAAGGGCAGTACAGCATCCGCATAAATGATAAATGGCGTATTTGTTTTGAGTGGACAGAAACAGAAAATCGTCCATTTAACATCGAAATTGTCGATTATCACTAA
- a CDS encoding adenylate/guanylate cyclase domain-containing protein — protein sequence MKSASPTNSVSEESTVVSAQVVDVTIDVPAVEDSKPNRNGNQPQTSRGGETPQQAPASSDKGGGLVVTKEQGGNFSSFLAPLTKDNFVQVVKEVEDKLKTVNQTLSMLNNLLDAQGFEEILNEMLRSITIKIGELLNADRTTIWLVDEDKHELWSIVAGGAEGKPLELRIPSTAGIAGEVATTRSVVNIPYDFYADPRSAAAKKMDQKNGYRTYTMLVMPLLNDEDGLVAVVQLLNKLKLNCAPSLPLDEKIDFDGFTADDEKIFEEFVPSIRLILESSRSFYAATVRQRAAAALMNAVNALSKSSLDLEETLKNVMDQAKELMNADRSTLWLLDQEKGELWTKIPIGGKLVEIRIPQHAGFAGIVAQSGDPLLIPFDLYNDPRSETSKQTDQKTKYRTCSMLCMPVYNADDHLIGVTQLINKKKQGDFPPYDPTNWPEAPEQWKASFNNDDLEFMRAFNIQAGVALQNAKLFQKVKEQEQRQKDILRSLSNGVISTDKEGRMIATNDCAMELLGLREEDVVQGRSVRDLLQIKEGDFGKWFDAALAPKDSKDRQQYYPDQTLLSGASQEPRSINLSINSMSDINNPEKVSGALVVMEDISGEKEVKNLMYRYMTPEVAEQLLASGDTGLGGKRKDVTVLFSDIRSYTTLTEKLQAEEVVTMLNSYFEEMVDTVLGYKGTLDKYIGDALMAVFGSPAPLEDHPWMAMQAAVEMRYRLAEYNEGRVAQGLMPISIGMGLHSDEVVSGNIGSSKRMELTSIGDGVNLASRLEGTSKQYGTDIIISENTYTHYADRVIVRELDFITVKGKSQPVRIYELVGIREGKLVRPISEKQQSIIDHYHQGREYYLKPATEKLTAEEIVPILEELEEITEAQMKKLSYDDKDLLGQMLLKNSLKKLTEMLDENTIKRLALEEFKQMPTEEALGVLPDKIKGLTPRETKKLFIAKLKQFTTDVNTQEMLENEATEMALPKLRKMIDLAKRKFALKAKESLRNAKREFLTVLEIDPKNKAAKLHVDRCILYETTQPPDETWDGVWNLTEK from the coding sequence ATGAAATCTGCATCCCCAACCAATTCTGTATCGGAAGAATCCACCGTTGTTTCAGCACAAGTTGTTGATGTAACGATTGATGTACCTGCTGTTGAAGACTCCAAACCCAATCGAAATGGCAATCAACCCCAAACTTCAAGAGGGGGTGAAACCCCTCAACAAGCACCTGCTTCATCAGATAAAGGCGGGGGTTTAGTTGTTACGAAGGAACAGGGTGGAAATTTCTCCTCTTTTTTAGCGCCTTTAACTAAAGATAATTTTGTTCAAGTCGTTAAAGAAGTTGAGGACAAACTTAAAACCGTTAATCAAACCCTATCGATGCTGAATAATCTGCTCGATGCTCAAGGGTTTGAGGAAATTCTCAATGAAATGTTGCGATCAATTACCATCAAAATAGGGGAATTGCTCAATGCAGATCGCACCACTATTTGGCTAGTCGATGAAGACAAACATGAACTCTGGTCAATTGTAGCTGGAGGAGCAGAAGGAAAACCCCTAGAATTGAGGATTCCTTCAACCGCAGGAATTGCCGGAGAAGTCGCTACAACCCGATCTGTTGTTAATATTCCTTACGATTTTTACGCTGATCCGCGTTCTGCTGCGGCCAAGAAAATGGATCAGAAAAACGGATATCGGACTTATACCATGCTGGTCATGCCTCTATTAAATGATGAGGATGGACTGGTGGCAGTGGTGCAGTTACTCAACAAATTAAAACTGAATTGTGCTCCCTCACTTCCCTTAGATGAAAAAATAGATTTTGACGGGTTTACTGCCGATGATGAAAAAATATTTGAAGAATTTGTTCCCTCCATTCGCTTAATTTTAGAATCCTCTCGTTCCTTCTATGCCGCTACCGTTAGACAACGAGCCGCCGCCGCGTTAATGAATGCGGTTAATGCCCTGAGTAAGAGCAGTTTAGACTTAGAAGAAACCCTAAAAAATGTTATGGATCAGGCAAAAGAATTAATGAATGCTGATCGCAGTACATTGTGGTTATTAGATCAAGAAAAAGGAGAACTTTGGACAAAAATTCCCATTGGGGGCAAGTTAGTTGAAATTCGCATTCCTCAACACGCTGGATTTGCTGGAATTGTTGCCCAAAGTGGCGATCCGTTATTAATTCCCTTTGATCTTTACAACGATCCTCGCTCTGAAACGTCTAAACAAACTGACCAAAAAACCAAATATCGGACGTGCAGTATGTTATGTATGCCCGTGTATAATGCTGATGATCATCTGATTGGTGTGACTCAGTTAATTAATAAGAAAAAACAAGGGGATTTTCCGCCTTATGATCCCACCAATTGGCCGGAAGCCCCGGAACAATGGAAAGCCAGCTTTAATAACGATGATTTAGAATTCATGCGGGCGTTTAATATTCAAGCGGGGGTCGCGCTGCAAAATGCTAAATTATTCCAAAAAGTAAAAGAACAGGAACAACGACAAAAAGATATTTTGCGATCACTCAGTAATGGCGTTATTTCTACGGATAAAGAAGGCCGAATGATTGCCACGAATGATTGTGCAATGGAACTCTTAGGACTGCGGGAAGAAGATGTCGTTCAAGGGCGTTCAGTTCGAGATTTACTTCAGATTAAAGAAGGAGATTTTGGCAAATGGTTTGATGCAGCTTTAGCCCCGAAAGATTCCAAAGATCGGCAACAATATTATCCCGATCAAACTCTATTATCTGGTGCTTCTCAAGAACCTCGGAGTATTAATTTATCGATTAATTCCATGTCCGATATTAACAACCCTGAAAAAGTTAGTGGGGCGTTAGTCGTCATGGAAGATATTAGTGGGGAGAAAGAAGTTAAGAACTTAATGTATCGCTACATGACCCCAGAAGTTGCAGAACAACTGTTAGCGAGTGGCGATACGGGGTTAGGCGGAAAACGCAAAGACGTAACGGTTTTATTTAGTGATATTCGCAGCTACACAACCTTAACAGAAAAACTACAAGCTGAAGAAGTTGTTACCATGCTCAACTCCTATTTTGAGGAGATGGTAGACACCGTATTAGGGTATAAAGGAACCCTCGATAAATATATCGGGGATGCGTTAATGGCCGTCTTTGGATCTCCAGCCCCCTTAGAAGATCACCCCTGGATGGCCATGCAAGCCGCTGTTGAAATGCGCTACCGTTTAGCGGAATACAATGAAGGTCGAGTAGCCCAAGGGTTAATGCCCATTAGTATTGGCATGGGTCTGCATTCTGATGAAGTTGTATCAGGAAATATTGGATCAAGTAAACGGATGGAATTAACCTCCATTGGGGATGGGGTCAACTTAGCTTCCCGTTTAGAAGGAACCAGCAAACAATATGGCACGGATATTATTATTAGTGAGAATACCTATACTCATTATGCAGATCGGGTGATTGTTCGAGAACTGGATTTCATCACAGTGAAAGGAAAGAGTCAACCCGTAAGAATTTATGAATTGGTAGGAATTCGGGAAGGTAAATTGGTTCGACCGATTTCTGAAAAACAGCAAAGTATCATCGACCATTATCATCAAGGACGGGAATATTACCTCAAACCGGCAACGGAAAAATTAACGGCGGAGGAAATTGTACCAATATTAGAAGAACTGGAAGAAATCACCGAAGCTCAGATGAAAAAACTGTCCTATGATGATAAAGATTTATTAGGGCAAATGTTGTTGAAAAATTCCTTGAAAAAGCTGACCGAGATGTTAGATGAAAACACAATCAAACGGTTAGCACTAGAAGAATTTAAGCAAATGCCCACTGAAGAAGCTTTAGGGGTATTACCGGACAAAATTAAGGGATTAACTCCCCGTGAAACCAAAAAACTATTCATTGCTAAACTGAAACAGTTTACAACGGATGTCAATACCCAAGAAATGTTAGAAAATGAAGCAACGGAGATGGCTTTACCGAAACTGCGGAAAATGATTGATTTAGCTAAACGAAAATTTGCACTTAAAGCCAAAGAATCGTTGAGAAATGCCAAACGGGAATTTCTGACAGTGCTAGAAATTGATCCCAAGAATAAAGCGGCTAAATTACACGTTGATCGCTGTATTCTCTATGAAACCACACAACCCCCGGATGAAACCTGGGATGGAGTTTGGAATTTAACCGAAAAATAG
- a CDS encoding inorganic diphosphatase, producing the protein MDLSKIPPQPKPGLINVLIEIPAGSKNKYEYDKDLQAFALDRVLFASVQYPFDYGFIPNTLADDGDPLDGLVIMDQPTFPGCVIAARPIGMLEMVDGGDRDEKILCVPAADPRYADVKSLKDIAPHRLEEIAEFFRTYKNLERKVTEILGWQDVDQVAPLVEQCIQAGKPKG; encoded by the coding sequence GTGGATTTATCAAAAATTCCGCCCCAACCTAAACCGGGTTTAATTAATGTTTTGATTGAGATTCCCGCCGGAAGTAAAAACAAATACGAATACGATAAAGACTTACAAGCCTTTGCTCTGGATCGTGTGCTGTTTGCTTCGGTGCAATATCCGTTTGATTATGGCTTTATTCCTAATACCTTAGCCGATGATGGAGATCCCTTAGATGGGTTGGTGATTATGGATCAACCCACCTTTCCCGGCTGTGTGATTGCAGCGCGACCCATTGGGATGTTAGAAATGGTAGATGGTGGTGATCGAGATGAAAAAATTCTCTGTGTTCCCGCCGCCGACCCCCGCTATGCAGACGTAAAATCCCTTAAAGATATCGCTCCCCATCGCCTCGAAGAAATTGCAGAATTTTTCAGAACCTATAAAAATCTGGAACGGAAAGTCACGGAAATTTTAGGTTGGCAAGATGTTGATCAAGTGGCTCCCCTTGTTGAGCAGTGTATTCAAGCTGGAAAACCCAAAGGTTAA
- the panD gene encoding aspartate 1-decarboxylase, translated as MHRTLLYAKIHNCTLTAANVHYVGSITIDQSLLDAAGIFVHEQVQVVNVANGERFVTYVIPGVADSGAIELNGAAARLGVVGDRLIVMSYAQFSLEEATTHQPRVVFVDENNRIVEIRG; from the coding sequence ATGCACCGAACACTACTATACGCTAAGATTCACAACTGTACTCTAACCGCAGCTAATGTTCACTATGTGGGAAGTATCACCATTGATCAATCCCTACTCGATGCTGCTGGAATCTTCGTTCATGAACAGGTACAAGTCGTGAATGTTGCCAATGGGGAACGGTTTGTCACCTATGTTATTCCGGGCGTGGCTGATTCCGGTGCGATCGAATTGAATGGAGCGGCGGCTCGTTTGGGGGTAGTGGGCGATCGCTTGATTGTCATGTCTTATGCACAATTTTCCCTCGAAGAAGCAACCACCCATCAACCTAGAGTCGTGTTTGTCGATGAGAATAATCGAATTGTGGAAATTCGGGGCTAA
- a CDS encoding MBL fold metallo-hydrolase: MPVSDPPAQNPKSSDEATPMDKNSSTDFSVRFWGVRGSIPTPGSQTVRYGGNTSCVEMRLGEKRLIFDAGTGLRVLGLDLLKQMPVEAYLFFSHTHWDHIQGFPFFVPAFIPINRFHIYGAIAPDGSTIKDRLCDQMVHPNFPVPIHVMQSDMKFYDLSPGDVLTLDDIKIETAPLNHPNVAVGYRVTWQGRTAVYCTDTEHFPDRFDENVLHLAREADVFIYDATYTNEEYHNDKFPKIGWGHSTWEVGVEVAKKAGVKQVVMYQHDPSHNDDILDQIEAQVQAVFPNGVVAREGMILKLN, translated from the coding sequence ATGCCAGTTTCTGATCCGCCAGCCCAGAACCCAAAGTCCTCTGATGAAGCAACCCCCATGGACAAGAACTCTTCGACCGATTTTTCCGTGCGATTCTGGGGGGTAAGAGGTAGTATACCCACGCCCGGATCTCAAACGGTTCGATATGGAGGCAATACCTCCTGTGTAGAAATGCGCTTGGGTGAAAAACGCTTAATTTTTGATGCGGGTACAGGCTTAAGAGTCTTGGGGCTGGATCTGCTCAAACAGATGCCTGTGGAAGCCTATCTATTCTTTTCCCATACCCATTGGGATCACATTCAAGGGTTTCCGTTTTTTGTTCCAGCTTTTATCCCCATTAATCGCTTTCACATCTATGGTGCGATCGCCCCAGATGGCAGTACGATTAAAGATCGTCTTTGTGATCAGATGGTTCACCCGAATTTCCCGGTGCCCATTCATGTGATGCAGTCGGATATGAAGTTCTATGACTTATCACCGGGGGATGTGCTAACGTTGGATGATATTAAGATTGAAACGGCTCCTTTAAATCATCCTAATGTAGCGGTCGGATATCGAGTCACTTGGCAAGGGCGCACGGCTGTTTACTGTACCGACACCGAACATTTTCCAGATCGCTTCGATGAAAATGTTCTCCACCTAGCTAGGGAAGCCGATGTTTTCATTTATGATGCCACCTATACCAACGAAGAATATCATAATGACAAATTTCCTAAAATTGGTTGGGGACATTCAACTTGGGAAGTGGGGGTGGAAGTCGCTAAAAAAGCTGGGGTGAAACAGGTGGTGATGTATCAACATGATCCGTCCCATAACGATGATATTCTCGATCAAATTGAAGCTCAGGTACAAGCTGTTTTTCCCAATGGGGTTGTAGCCCGCGAAGGCATGATTTTAAAACTCAACTAA